Within the Cryptococcus neoformans var. neoformans B-3501A chromosome 1, whole genome shotgun sequence genome, the region tccccaccttctcctctaCTCATTGCTAATGCTCTCTTTAactcttcgtcctcctcttcctgctgtACTGCATCGGGAGCACGGTTACCGGTCAGAGGATTGCCTGATGTGAAGGTGCTTCCCGTCCCCGACTCGGCAATCGCACCAGCCTTGTCGGCAGCTTCTGCATGTGCTTGGGCGCTGGGTGTACCGGGAAGGTCACCTTTGTCGCCGGGAGCCATAAGGACATCGccagaggaggatgaggggtGGGTAGTGGAGAGCGGTTGGGTAAGGGAGTCCGGTAAGGCGACACCTGAGCCAGATGAAGGGCCGGCATCAGCGGGCTGGGATTGTTGCGCCTGGGCCTCTTGTAAAGACATGCGGATGGCCTGGGAAGGGTTAGCGACATTGTGGGAAAAGAACAAGAGCCACATACCATGGCAAGTTCAGGGTCCATGTTGGGATCAATGTCGCCTTCAAATCCACCAGCGGCTGCCATGGGATTTTCGCCATCGAAGAGGATAGGTGATGAGGCGATCACATCGGAAAGGAATCGTTCTCCAGAAGGCACAGATACGAGGTTACTATTCTGAATCAGCATGGACCCCTGGTAATAAAAGGCTCGACTGACGACTCCTCTCCAACGGCCTCGACCAAACCTCGCAGCTTTTCATCGTTGtcccttccttcatctccaaaagTGACAACATCCACGAAAACAttgttcttcctcaaccttttccCGAGTTTGACGAGACTTTCCGCAGATTCTCCCAAGGGTGATCCAACAAAGATGACGATACGTTGACGCTGGTTCTTGTTTTCCCGATGTTTGAGAGCGAGCTGAGCGATGGAGATTGCTGTAGAAAGCTGGGCCGTATTGGAGACGAGGACTTTGGAGAGAGCGTGCATAAGACGTCCGAGATCGTTTGTAGGGGTGACCAGTAGAGACGGACTGTTTCCAGCCATTGTCATCATTCCGACTGCACTTTCTGGGTTGGCGTCCGTCTTGGCTGTGAATACTGTCTGGACGGCCTCCGCCTGGGCCTGGAAGCGAGTTGGAGGGTAGTCTCCATTGCGCATGTACTCGCTGTTGTCCAGGCTGCGGGAGGTGAGCTGGTGGCTGCGCACGGGAAGGAGCGGACTCACATAAGCATGCAGGATTCGAGTGGCATGGTGTGCGCTGTATGTATGGTtgcaggaggagaggatggtggtAATAACAATAGCAGCAACGTCACTCGACGCGCGTCTGGGGTGCCACACCGGGTAACGCCGAGTCGCCGTCAGGGTCGCCGAGCCACTCTCACAGCGTCACCGCTGGCACCCGCTCAGCTTACAGCTTCTATCCTCCGCCAGCATCCACATACATCCCCTATACCGCATCCCCACCCACTGCCCAAGGTGAGTCATCTTCCCGTCCCCTGCCCCACCCCGCCACTcacctctccaccatccaCTACTCCGCCGTATTGCACCCACCGCCTATCGCACATCCGAGCACAAGGGCTGGCCTGCCACGGC harbors:
- a CDS encoding hypothetical protein (HMMPfam hit to UIM, Ubiquitin interaction motif, score: 60.3, E(): 5.2e-15) produces the protein MPLESCMLILDNSEYMRNGDYPPTRFQAQAEAVQTVFTAKTDANPESAVGMMTMAGNSPSLLVTPTNDLGRLMHALSKVLVSNTAQLSTAISIAQLALKHRENKNQRQRIVIFVGSPLGESAESLVKLGKRLRKNNVFVDVVTFGDEGRDNDEKLRGLVEAVGEESNLVSVPSGERFLSDVIASSPILFDGENPMAAAGGFEGDIDPNMDPELAMAIRMSLQEAQAQQSQPADAGPSSGSGVALPDSLTQPLSTTHPSSSSGDVLMAPGDKGDLPGTPSAQAHAEAADKAGAIAESGTGSTFTSGNPLTGNRAPDAVQQEEEDEELKRALAMSRGEGGDIEMEEDEDEEAAIARAIAMSLGGQEEGKDKNQ